The Grus americana isolate bGruAme1 chromosome 8, bGruAme1.mat, whole genome shotgun sequence genome includes a region encoding these proteins:
- the LOC129209571 gene encoding cytochrome P450 2J2-like: protein MLRFLWESISFQMLLVFLVVFLLVADYMKHRKPKNYPPSPFSLPFIGHIYLLDFTNPHTLVQKLTEKYGDIFSVQLGSTSFVFVNGLRMVKEVLVHQGENFIDRPEVPLDKEIFSRIGLVSSNGQLWKQQRRFTLTTLRNFGLGKRSLEERIQEECRCLVDAFGDEQGNPFNPHFKINNAVSNIICSVTFGNRFDYHDEEFQKLLRLMDETVSLHGTIMSQLYNCFPSIIKFFPGSHQTIFKNWRLLKSFVREKINKHKEDWNPLESRDFIDSYLQEIAKENGNGSFQDENLVACALDLLFAGTETTSTTIRWGLLFMAINPEIQAHVQAEIDSVIGQARLPALEDRSNMPYTNAVIHEVQRKSNIIPFNVPRLTVKDTVLDGFHIPKGTVLLPNLTSVMFDKNEWETPDTFNPGHFLKDGQFWKRESFVPFSIGKRACLGEVMARSELFLFFTGLLQKFTFQAPPDTTLNLQFQLGITVAPKPYKICAVPR from the exons ATGCTGCGCTTCCTCTGGGAGAGCATCTCCTTCCAGATGCTCCTTGTCTTCCTTGTCGTCTTCCTGCTCGTTGCCGACTACATGAAGCACAGAAAGCCAAAGAACTACCCTCccagccccttctccctccctttcatTGGGCACATCTACCTGCTGGACTTCACCAATCCCCATACATTGGTGCAGAAG CTTACTGAGAAATATGGGGACATCTTCAGCGTGCAGCTTGGCAGCACATCATTTGTGTTCGTAAATGGGCTGCGGATGGTTAAAGAAGTTCTTGTACACCAAGGGGAAAACTTCATAGATCGCCCTGAAGTTCCTCTCGACAAGGAGATCTTTAGCCGCATAG GACTGGTCTCCTCCAACGGGCAACTgtggaagcagcagaggaggtTCACCTTGACCACCCTCCGAAACTTcggcttggggaagaggagccTGGAGGAGCGCATTCAGGAGGAGTGCCGATGCCTCGTGGATGCATTTGGGGATGAGCAGG ggaATCCTTTCAACCCTCACTTTAAAATCAATAACGCCGTTTCAAACATCATCTGCTCCGTCACCTTTGGCAATCGGTTTGACTACCACGATGAGGAATTCCAAAAATTGCTGCGGCTGATGGACGAGACAGTTAGCCTCCACGGGACCATCATGAGTCAG CTGTACAACTGTTTCCCGTCTATAATAAAGTTCTTCCCTGGATCCCAccaaaccatttttaaaaactggagaTTGTTGAAAAGTTTCGTGAGAGAGAAGATCAACAAACACAAGGAGGACTGGAACCCATTGGAAAGCCGAGACTTCATTGACAGCTACCTGCAGGAGATAGCCAAG GAAAATGGCAACGGCAGCTTCCAGGACGAAAACCTCGTGGCATGCGCACTTGATCTGCTGTTCGCTGGGACGGAGACCACTTCCACAACCATCCGCTGGGGTCTGCTGTTTATGGCCATAAATCCAGAAATTCAAG CCCACGTGCAAGCCGAGATCGATTCGGTCATCGGGCAGGCACGGCTGCCAGCCCTGGAGGACAGGAGCAACATGCCCTACACCAATGCTGTCATCCACGAAGTGCAGAGGAAAAGCAACATCATCCCTTTCAACGTGCCAAGACTGACGGTGAAGGACACAGTCTTGGATGGCTTCCACATACCAAAG GGCACTGTTTTGCTCCCAAATTTAACCTCTGTCATGTTTGACAAGAATGAGTGGGAAACTCCCGACACTTTCAACCCTGGGCATTTCCTGAAGGATGGTCAGTTCTGGAAAAGGGAGTCTTTTGTGCCATTTTCCATAG GGAAGCGTGCCTGCCTGGGCGAGGTGATGGCCCGCTCCgagctcttcctcttcttcacgGGTCTGCTCCAGAAATTCACCTTCCAGGCACCCCCAGACACCACGCTCAACCTCCAGTTCCAGCTGGGCATCACGGTGGCCCCAAAGCCCTACAAGATCTGTGCTGTGCCTCGGTAG